A genomic segment from Aegilops tauschii subsp. strangulata cultivar AL8/78 chromosome 1, Aet v6.0, whole genome shotgun sequence encodes:
- the LOC109768967 gene encoding putative ripening-related protein 5, with the protein MAIFLLVALSTSHIASSLRSGVGVCRANGYLPGKSGNCEKSKNPDCCEDGKRYPQYHCSPPVTVATKAILMLNSFEKGKDGGGPSECDNAYQSDEELSTGWFKSMARRGHRIKITANGNSVYSKVVDECGSVYGCNDYHNYEPPCANNIVNASLGVWNVLGLDQNVSMEGITWSNE; encoded by the coding sequence ATGGCAATCTTCCTGCTGGTGGCCCTCTCCACCTCCCATATCGCGTCCTCACTCCGCTCGGGTGTCGGTGTCTGCCGTGCAAATGGCTATCTTCCAGGAAAGTCGGGCAACTGTGAGAAGAGCAAAAACCCGGACTGTTGTGAGGATGGCAAGAGATACCCGCAGTACCACTGCTCACCCCCGGTCACCGTGGCCACCAAGGCCATCCTGATGCTGAACAGCTTCGAGAAGGGCAAAGATGGTGGCGGCCCATCGGAGTGTGACAATGCCTACCAGAGCGATGAGGAGCTATCCACCGGCTGGTTCAAGAGCATGGCCCGTCGCGGGCACCGTATCAAGATCACCGCCAATGGCAACTCCGTGTactccaaggtggtggacgaatGCGGCTCCGTGTATGGCTGTAACGACTATCACAATTACGAACCACCATGTGCCAACAACATAGTCAACGCCTCTCTAGGAGTGTGGAACGTGTTGGGGCTCGACCAGAACGTCAGCATGGAGGGCATCACCTGGTCTAACGAGTGA